A region of the Acinetobacter defluvii genome:
TGCCTATGCAGATGCCAATAATTTTAAACGCTGGGCAGTTTCTGCGGGGTGGTTACATGTCATGCCACAAGGAAAAGCTAATTCTACACAAATTAATACAGCCGTTACGGAGGGTGGTAACTATGCTGTCGGTTCATTAAAAGGAAAAGACTTTCTTTCAGCAAATAATCTAGAAGAGATTAGAAATAAAACGTATGTTTCAAAATTAGCAGTAGATAGAATCCAAAAAGGTACAGATAAAGATCCAGAATTTATTGTTCCGAGTTTATACACCAATGGTGCATTTGCTGATGTATATGGTATTTCAAATTGGTCAAATAATGCAGGATTAGAGGCCGATGATGTAGATACATTAGGTTTAACTTTAAGTTACTTTGTTAATGATAAAGTTTCTGTTGAATTAATTGGTGGTATTCCACCAAAAGTTGATATTCAAGGTAAAGGTCAAATTGTTGCATCGGCACATTCTATTGCCAATTCAACAGCAGCATTGCCATCAAATATCAATGGTTTAGATATTACTAAAGATATTTTAATTACCGATTTGGGTGCACATGGTAAAGTTGCCGAAGTGACTGCTTGGACAC
Encoded here:
- a CDS encoding OmpW/AlkL family protein, producing MSKLVKAVLPVAMLLSTSFAYADANNFKRWAVSAGWLHVMPQGKANSTQINTAVTEGGNYAVGSLKGKDFLSANNLEEIRNKTYVSKLAVDRIQKGTDKDPEFIVPSLYTNGAFADVYGISNWSNNAGLEADDVDTLGLTLSYFVNDKVSVELIGGIPPKVDIQGKGQIVASAHSIANSTAALPSNINGLDITKDILITDLGAHGKVAEVTAWTPALTAKYHFGQSGVNKFRPFVGGGIVYGHFNKLKLDSGVDQDLVNAGHMVQNVLDGQAGVALQNTGSSSANPVVNVDTDDAFAPVVTAGFSYDVTDRWFTTASVTYMPNFNNTATITVTDQNTGKELIHAKTKVDLDPLITYVGVGYRF